A window of the Lagopus muta isolate bLagMut1 chromosome 1, bLagMut1 primary, whole genome shotgun sequence genome harbors these coding sequences:
- the TBK1 gene encoding serine/threonine-protein kinase TBK1 gives MQSTSNYLWLLSDILGQGATANVFRGRHKKTGDLYAVKVFNSISFLRPVDVQMREFEVLKKLNHKNIVKLFAIEEETTTRHKVLVMEFCPCGSLYTVLEEPSNAFGLPESEFLIVLRDVVAGMNHLRENGIVHRDIKPGNIMRVIGEDGQSVYKLTDFGAARELEDDEQFVSLYGTEEYLHPDMYERAVLRKEHQKKYGATVDLWSIGVTFYHAATGSLPFRPFEGPRRNKEVMYKIITGKPSGAISGIQKAANGPIEWSWEMPISCSLSKGLQVLLTPVLANILEADQEKCWGFDQFFAETSDILHRIIIHIFSLQQMTLHKVYIHSYNTAAIFHDLVYKQTKIPSQNQELIYEGRRLILEPGRLAQHFPRTTEENPIFVVSREAVNIVGLVYEEVLLPKVHQRYDLDGDATMAKEVTRIVCYACRVASSLLLYQELMRKGIRWLNEIIKDDYNEMVHKKTKVVIRLDFCSRNIEKAEKIYENLMQINLESSEVDEISEINTKLLRLSSSQGTIETSLQDIKTKLSPGGLLADTWVNQEGTHPRDRNPERLQTLLSSITEIYYQFKKDKQERRLPYNEEQIHKFDKQKLYLHATKAIALFKDECVSKYDAFLDKAEDWTRKMLHTRKQLLALTNQCFDIEEEVSKYQDYINELQDALPQKMFAASTGMKHTMNTVYPSSNTLVEMTLGMKKLKEEMEGVVKELAENNHILERFGALTADGGLRNVDCI, from the exons GAGTACCTCGAATTATCTCTGGCTGTTGTCTGACATTCTAGGACAAGGAGCTACCGCAAACGTTTTCCGGGGACGACATAAG aaaactgGGGATTTATATGCTGTCAAAGTATTTAACAGTATAAGTTTCCTTCGTCCTGTGGATGTTCAGATGCGAGAGTTTGAAGTATTGAAGAAACTGAACCATAAAAACATTGTCAAGTTGTTTGCTATTGAGGAAGAG ACAACAACTAGACACAAAGTGCTAGTTATGGAATTTTGTCCGTGTGGAAGTTTATATACAGTTCTAGAGGAACCATCCAATGCCTTTGGTTTGCCAGAATCAGAGTTCTTAATTGTGTTGAGAGATGTAG tgGCTGGGATGAATCATCTCCGGGAAAACGGAATAGTGCACCGTGACATCAAACCAGGCAACATCATGCGTGTTATAGGTGAAGATGGTCAGTCTGTCTACAAACTGACAGACTTCGGTGCTGCAAGGGAGCTTGAAGATGATGAACAGTTTGTTTCTCTCTATGGCACAGAGGAGTATTTA catcCTGACATGTATGAGCGAGCAGTTTTGAGGAAAGAGCATCAGAAAAAGTATGGAGCCACAGTTGATCTGTGGAGTATAGGGGTGACCTTTTACCATGCTGCAACGGGGAGTTTGCCTTTCCGACCCTTTGAAGGGCCTCGTAGAAACAAGGAAGTGAT GTATAAAATAATCACTGGGAAGCCTTCTGGTGCTATTTCTGgaatacagaaagcagcaaatggACCAATTGAATGGAGCTGGGAGATGCCAATTTCTTGCAGTCTTTCAAA GGGTCTGCAAGTACTGCTCACACCTGTCCTTGCAAATATTCTGGAAGCAGACCAGGAGAAATGCTGGGGCTTCGATCAGTTCTTTGCAGAGACGAGTGACATACTGCACCGAATCATAATCCACATCTTTTCGCTCCAGCAGATGACCTTGCACAAAGTTTATATTCACAGCTACAATAC aGCTGCTATATTTCACGATTTGGTCTACAAACAGACAAAGATACCATCTCAGAATCAAGAACTTATATACGAAGGTCGGCGTTTGATACTAGAACCTGGCAGACTGGCACAACACTTCCCCAGGACTACTGAGGAGAATCCTATCTTTGTAGTaagcagagaggctgtgaacATTGTTGGATTAGTCTATGAAGAAG TTCTACTTCCTAAAGTGCATCAACGTTATGACTTGGATGGGGATGCCACTATGGCTAAA GAAGTAACACGTATCGTGTGTTATGCCTGTAGAGTTGCCAGTTCTTTGCTGCTTTACCAGGAGCTGATGCGAAAAGGAATACGATGGCTAAA TGAGATAATCAAGGATGATTACAATGAAATGGTTCATAAAAAGACTAAGGTTGTCATCAGACtggatttctgcagcagaaacattgaaaaagcagagaaaat ATATGAGAATTTGATGCAGATCAACTTGGAATCATCAGAAGTGGATGAAATTTCAGAGATAAACACGAAATTGTTGCGT CTCTCCAGCTCTCAGGGCACAATAGAAACAAGTCTTCAAGATATCAAGACCAAACTTTCTCCTGGTGGTTTACTAGCTGACACCTGGGTGAATCAAGAAGGCACACATCCAAGAGACAGAAA tcctgaaaggctgcagacactGCTATCTTCCATCACAGAAATTTACtatcagttcaaaaaagacaaacaagaaCGAA GGCTTCCCTATAATGAAGAACAAATTCACAAGTTTGACAA GCAGAAGCTGTATTTGCATGCTACCAAAGCCATAGCTCTGTTCAAAGATGAGTGTGTCAGCAAGTATGATGCATTTCTGGACAAGGCTGAGGACTGGACAAG GAAAATGCTTCACACAAGAAAGCAGTTGCTGGCTCTCACCAACCAATGTTTTGATATTGAAGAAGAAGTATCCAAATACCAGGATTATATAAATGAG TTACAAGATGCTCTGCCTCAGAAAATGTTTGCAGCTTCCACTGGGATGAAACATACCATGAATACAGTTTATCCAAGTTCAAATACATTAGTAGAAATGACTCTTGG TATGAAGAAACTAAAGGAGGAAATGGAAGGGGTTGTTAAAGAGCTGGCTGAGAACAATCATATTTTGGAAAG attTGGTGCTTTGACTGCAGATGGTGGCCTGAGGAATGTGGACTGTATCTAA